The genomic region GGTCATCATCGCGGGCCGGCTTACGCGCGATCCCGAATTGCGTTACGTGGCCGACAACCGGGCGCTGTGCCGTCTCGGCCTGGCGAACACGCGCTACTTCAAGAAGAAGGACGGTTCGCGGGGCGAAGATACGACGTTCGTGGACGTGGTTCTCTGGGACCGCCAGGCGGAATGGGTCGGCGAGAAACTCAAGAAGGGCCGGCCGGTGCTGGTGGAAGGCAGCCTGCGCAGCGACGCGTGGGAAGACAAGAACACGGGTCAGAAGCGGACGAAGATCGAGATCGCCGGCCAGCGCGTTGTGCCGCTCGATTGGGAAGAGGGCGGCGGCCGTGGCGGCGCCGCAAGTTCCGCGCCCGAACCGCGGCAGATCGAGGAACCGATCCCGGAAGATGACATCCCGTTCTAGAACATGAGGACATAAGACACCCTATGGCGAAGGTAAGCGCGAAAGCGAAAGCGAAGGTGCGCGCGAAGCGCAGCAAGAAGCGGAAAAAGAAGAAGAGTCTACGGCAAAAAGTCTGCCGGCTGACGGTAGATCGCGTCGTATATATCGACTACAAGGACGTGGGTCTGCTCAAGCATTACATCACCGAACGCGGCAAGATTATCCCGCGGCGGATTACCGGCGCGACGGCGCGGCACCAGCGGATGCTGACGCGCGCGATCAAGCGCGCGCGACAGATCGCGTT from Candidatus Hydrogenedentota bacterium harbors:
- the ssb gene encoding single-stranded DNA-binding protein, with translation MSDLRLPDLNKVIIAGRLTRDPELRYVADNRALCRLGLANTRYFKKKDGSRGEDTTFVDVVLWDRQAEWVGEKLKKGRPVLVEGSLRSDAWEDKNTGQKRTKIEIAGQRVVPLDWEEGGGRGGAASSAPEPRQIEEPIPEDDIPF
- a CDS encoding 30S ribosomal protein S18, translated to MAKVSAKAKAKVRAKRSKKRKKKKSLRQKVCRLTVDRVVYIDYKDVGLLKHYITERGKIIPRRITGATARHQRMLTRAIKRARQIALLPFVAD